The following are encoded in a window of Vigna unguiculata cultivar IT97K-499-35 chromosome 8, ASM411807v1, whole genome shotgun sequence genomic DNA:
- the LOC114194958 gene encoding uncharacterized protein LOC114194958: MGEVPSHRRWVYDRCYSCRRGLKESFVIGVEEFIQTARQYKYYALEGGIRCPCIKCECTRILKDEEVKVHLYKKGFMPDYWIWTFHGEEVPSVYLGEHERCLPSSSTVVPTFEMNQAMYMQEMLNNALGQHASFEQVNDNCLEESPNELTQRFYNLLAEANEPVFEGVRESKLSVCIRLLAFKSNWNIPNQALDQMEKLILDLTPPNNPLSNNYYEAKKLVSKLGLESKKIDCCMNGCMFFYDNDNGKNDASLLQCKYCGQPRYRTKHPEQRQKKPIPLKSMFYLPIIPRLQRMFASMQTAQHMTWHYENKIEGMLRHPSDGEACKHFDRKHPSFANDPRNVRLGLCTDGFNPYIQASSSPYSCWPVIVTPYNLPPEMCMTKPYMFLTCLIPGPSNPKASIDVYLEPLIDDLNKLWNGIWTYDVSRKQNFLMRAALMWTINDFPAYGMLSGWSTHGRLSCPHCMEHTKSFTLTYGRKSCWFDCHRRFLPIEHPFRRNNKAFRKGEVEKDGPPPILTPSQVCRRVKDFPKVTESGVTRMDGYGEWHNWNKRSIFWDLSYWKDNLLRHNLDVMHIEKFFFDNIFNTVMNVSGKTKDNDKARRDIALYCRRRDLELQSQTNGKLLKPKANYTLTKDEAKIVCRWIKELRMPDGYSSNLARCADTEKGSIHGMKSHDCHVFMETLLPIAFSSLPMHVLNPLIEISHFFKDLCSTILMGDSIRRLEENIPLILCKLERIFPPGFFDSMEHLPIHLPYEAWLGGPVQYRWMYPFERFMGESKRSVKNKARVEGSICAAYLHRETTSFLMAEKIPQANASANIHSKFPYWFRNQVYNDPLSLRNQELRDLANWPMRCVKEWHTYFVNGYKFHTKAWSNGKKTINCGVYVKGLTEGGYDDFYGTILKYMS, encoded by the exons ATGGGCGAAGTTCCCAGCCACCGTCGTTGGGTTTATGACCGTTGTTACAGTTGTAGGAGAGGCTTGAAGGAATCTTTTGTGATAGGAGTTGAAGAGTTTATCCAGACGGCTcgtcaatataaatattatgctcTTGAGGGAGGGATTCGATGTCCATGCATCAAATGCGAATGTACTCGTATTTTGAAAGACGAAGAAGTTAAAGTTCATCTATACAAAAAAGGATTCATGCCAGATTACTGGATTTGGACATTTCACGGTGAAGAGGTGCCATCTGTTTATTTGGGTGAACATGAAAGATGTCTTCCTAGTTCAAGCACGGTTGTACCTACCTTTGAGATGAATCAAGCAATGTATATGCAAGAGATGTTGAATAATGCTCTTGGCCAACATGCTTCATTTGAACAAGTTAACGATAATTGTTTAGAGGAATCTCCAAATGAACTCACTCAAAGGTTTTACAATTTATTGGCAGAGGCAAATGAACCTGTCTTTGAAGGGGTAAGGGAGTCAAAGTTGTCTGTATGCATTAGACTTCTGGCCTTCAAATCGAACTGGAACATTCCCAACCAAGCATTGGACCAAATggaaaaactaattttagatcTAACACCACCAAATAATCCTTTGTCGAACAATTATTATGAAGCAAAGAAATTAGTTTCAAAGTTGGGATTGGAATCTAAgaagattgattgttgtatgaaTGGCTGTATGTTTTTTTACGACAATGATAATGGAAAAAATGATGCATCCTTGCTACAATGCAAATATTGTGGGCAACCACGATACCGCACAAAACATCCAGAACAGAGGCAAAAAAAACCAATACCATTGAAGTCCATGTTTTACTTGCCTATAATTCCAAGACTGCAAAGAATGTTTGCTTCAATGCAAACAGCACAACATATGACATGGCATTATGAGAACAAAATAGAAGGCATGCTACGACATCCATCTGATGGGGAAGCTTGTAAGCACTTTGATCGAAAGCATCCATCTTTCGCCAATGATCCCCGTAATGTGCGACTTGGTCTATGTACGGATGGCTTTAATCCATACATTCAAGCATCATCATCCCCTTATTCTTGTTGGCCAGTGATTGTTACTCCATATAATCTTCCACCTGAGATGTGTATGACTAAGCCTTATATGTTTTTAACGTGTCTTATACCAGGTCCATCTAATCCAAAGGCATCTATAGATGTTTATCTAGAGCCCttgattgatgatttgaatAAGTTGTGGAATGGTATTTGGACGtatgatgtttcaaggaaacaaaattttcttatgCGGGCAGCTTTGATGTGGACTATTAATGATTTCCCTGCATATGGGATGCTATCCGGTTGGAGCACACACGGTAGATTATCTTGTCCGCATTGTATGGAGCACACTAAGTCATTCACATTAACTTATGGTCggaaaagttgttggtttgatTGTCATCGTCGATTCTTGCCCATAGAACATCCGTTTAGGAGGAACAATAAGGCATTTCGGAAAGGGGAAGTTGAAAAGGATGGGCCACCTCCGATTTTGACCCCATCACAAGTATGTCGAAGAGTCAAAGATTTTCCAAAAGTAACTGAAAGTGGTGTGACAAGGATGGatgggtatggagaatggcATAATTGGAATAAAAGAAGCATCTTTTGGGATCTTTCATATTGGAAAGATAACTTGCTAAGACATAATCTTGATGTGATGCACATTgaaaaatttttttttgacaacATCTTCAACACGGTGATGAATGTAAGTGGCAAGACAAAAGATAATGACAAGGCAAGAAGAGATATAGCTTTGTATTGTCGGCGGAGAGACTTGGAGTTGCAGTCACAGACTAATGGGAAGTTGCTGAAGCCAAAAGCAAATTACACCTTAACAAAAGATGAAGCTAAAATAGTTTGTCGTTGGATCAAAGAGCTTAGAATGCCAGATGGTTATTCTTCTAACTTGGCAAGATGTGCAGATACTGAAAAAGGTAGTATTCATGGTatgaaaagtcatgattgtCATGTCTTCATGGAGACATTACTTCCTATTGCGTTTAGCTCATTACCAATGCATGTGTTAAATCCTCTAATAGAAATTAGTCACTTCTTTAAAGATTTGTGCTCAACGATATTAATGGGGGACTCAATAAGAAGATTGGAGGAAAATATTCCACTTATTCTTTGTAAATTAGAAAGAATATTTCCTCCAGGATTCTTCGATTCAATGGAGCATCTACCTATTCATCTTCCATACGAAGCATGGCTTGGCGGACCAGTGCAATATAGGTGGATGTATCCGTTTGAAAG ATTTATGGGGGAATCAAAACGTTCTGTAAAAAACAAAGCCAGAGTAGAAGGATCAATTTGTGCAGCTTACTTGCATCGTGAGACCAC TTCCTTCCTTATGGCTGAGAAAATACCTCAAGCAAATGCTTCTGCCAACATACATTCAAAGTTTCCTTACTGGTTCAGAAATCAA GTTTATAATGACCCATTAAGTCTTAGGAATCAAGAGCTAAGGGATTTGGCAAATTGGCCCATGAGATGCGTCAAAGAATGGCACACATACTTTGTCAATGGGTACAAGTTCCACACCAAAGCGTGGTCGAACggaaagaaaacaattaattGTGGTGTGTACGTCAAGGGCCTCACTGAGGGTGGTTATGATGATTTTTATGGGACCATTCTTAAATATATGAGTTAG